In Bombus huntii isolate Logan2020A chromosome 9, iyBomHunt1.1, whole genome shotgun sequence, a single window of DNA contains:
- the LOC126869373 gene encoding bromodomain adjacent to zinc finger domain protein 2B-like isoform X2: MEKENSASGGGGGGGGGGGGEAAATATPGATSASEKLQADQANPLLDPTALFGAYWPRGDSAASSLFGGMPGGYGLGAHHLPSAYAILGRGGSAPGFGGHTPASAPPPPPYSHSSLGTLSVAASQAASLGINPASAAWWTMASHLAAQDYLARLQGAAGLPGFPPGAESLLPPYPASLLNPPSLSSHKSSKSKSSKSHKTPASSSSSTTPSMTGSSLPVSTQAPVTSSHHSTSTSSTPNSQTNVVSSAKEGSDPSSILGGVRLPPDTEIIKYTSSIVGPKVPGTTNRGRKKTISLDTPSVSVHPPPVPALSAHQTNTTTSSLMMEPRKYNRTGTESNDYRESVDRVEVIKLPAHSTNGSALPAPSSYTTTTNASNSNDSDAPLNLSLKPSTTSSSSPISGSQPLSQLSNLSQSLLASDRTSRRKPGPKPRRVPQNSVPVPASPSPSLAQLFAAADSPQRPSSGSEESESASTTHHKDGRPRNLGRGVSKPKKNTVASLLAQSRALGIKPTPTLDPSVPLSHQVSLLRSNILAAQLHATATGQADDKNQRSLQEKMKNKVLEVSGEESNMDVTSESGSNTDVVTDTDDDNADGVSSAKRRKVKPSERDLQVPLERGWKRETVIKGLGKSGVIKGDVSYYSPCGKTFRSSPDLAKFLEQQNPPDLTTANFSFSSRPLVGEFLQPTMGLAEAEFVRLGAQEVARRLEELRAAGGFRDVRTNNQYEREKLAYAKKLAKEEAQRHKEQARLIKEQEKTERQEAVRREREIRNQQLLEGRKRLAFTIKQKMKIIQEIERGKSKSDVARELGLASSTVATIWKNRESIAESWRNRDMMQHSDVEDTVAKKSGLSSSSSNLASVTSLVTNNTVLNTVNTTNSSTTGTTLPTAIVVAPPQVQVVPPPPPPPLPLPTTSATVVPSTSQPTQLSTPPISSTMSTGTTTTTNASMDNTQQAQTQTQSQELLEDPDEGPLEARKKRQEEVEKIRLEEQQRKQQERELKRQQAVMLKEQMYMQELTKQREMLYTVELERERRRQHMALVRALENRRKMEEREKKRLEARAERIATKEKRAEQRKVEMELIEQIRKPVEDMELTDHRPLPELKRLPGLKLSGQAFADIVMVFEFLHNFGETLGFDMESLPSLKSLQLALLNDEEAEEELLSVMTHLLVCAIEDPGIPQPARHTTGLGQSLRQADITHANISEVLRIYLYANATGEVKALTGVCLERERDKKFADHHQNGGDYASTCSGKNAQFYEHLHNNETWKMSERLRDKPFLALNPTHKAQMLAFLCNELLQNKAVIRQIEGSLETVAQLRKERFVLDTKIRKLRQLHSRKVRMEAVGVIVNKTGDTITIEKKEVDEEGNTTSTAVGTTPTPDEIHHEDEVEDMSENESEGTQPEEEEDKNLSGEELGKKLDKLLKQSEEQLQKLNSFSKQLRAHIFGQDRYWRRYWELACAGGIFVEAMESAEPEILELQAELDEKYKNVSMEEKSETKQEDTKVENRENEAPNDVKKEKKFNSSEQEADVKPLADKTKSESEDVNCKKEPMQNCENLANMKEEKKNDLDNSMTDAKTNVTSEEIKQETEIVSMDVDIKEETKKENDEADEDMKPAVKIMEDKIVETIPNGDKFNHVNNLHNGKELNGTFISNNSNESNWFSILPRETCDTPGPSTKQIFGIAEPTELRIPVFPPPASPNYDRCDSPAPLILTQDEAAQLEYLKVHGLPPPGEAKPVPKDLRYGWWRITDVDTFQELLEHLHSRGVREKELKRTTWATMESFLAVTGKINVDPGNLTATELQATPDEPDTPIPKPDNPADWSEQVALRVDAQLLEQVEALEDKVANASMQIKGWKLPPRAGTEEAEEIEKLNEMEKISAVEQARQRLLSLEAAIERRYLKPPLGVCTGDPNLAALKAEQAAAANANSNNSDQSNQTPIPQEETTPRGLNNWREATARAHTSAQLAMALYMLEASIAWDKSIMKAVSLTPARNSVCVKLRNRCVSLKATTQYNQLLTTSQASNCQFCHSGDNEDKLLLCDGCDRGYHTYCFRPKMENIPDGDWYCHECMNKATGERNCLVCGKRVGKNLVLCELCPRAYHTDCHNPVMPKMPRGKWYCSNCHSKQPKKRNSSRRSHTKGAGTRESESSDHPPASPTPSTASNTHVEDVSSSEPATPTASPRKEGNNRTLTKKQQRELAPCKVLLEQLEQQDEAWPFLLPVNTKQFPTYKKIIKTPMDLSTIKKKLQDSVYKSRDEFCADVRQMFINCEVFNEDDSPVGKAGHGMRSFFEMRWTEITGAPPPHPQTHS; encoded by the exons CGTATTGGCCTCGAGGCGACAGTGCAGCTTCGTCGTTATTCGGCGGAATGCCGGGCGGATATGGATTGGGGGCCCATCATTTACCATCGGCTTATGCCATCTTGGGCCGTGGTGGCTCTGCTCCTGGATTCGGGGGGCACACACCAGCTTCCGCTCCACCACCACCTCCATACTCCCATAGCAGCCTTGGTACTCTGAGTGTAGCTGCCAGTCAGGCTGCGAGTTTAG GTATCAATCCTGCTAGTGCAGCGTGGTGGACAATGGCCTCACATTTAGCTGCACAGGACTACCTCGCGAGGTTACAAGGAGCGGCAGGGCTACCCGGATTTCCGCCTGGTGCCGAGAGCCTTCTGCCACCCTATCCTGCCTCTCTACTTAATCCCCCGTCCCTATCGTCACACAAGTCTAGTAAGT CTAAGTCAAGTAAGAGTCACAAGACGCCAGCGAGCAGTAGCAGCTCGACGACGCCGAGTATGACGGGCAGCAGTTTACCGGTTTCGACTCAAGCACCAGTCACGTCGTCTCATCACAGCACGTCGACCAGCAGCACGCCGAATTCGCAAACGAACGTTGTCAG TTCTGCGAAAGAGGGCAG cgATCCTAGCAGTATATTAGGAGGTGTACGCCTACCACCTGATACTGAGATTATCAAGTACACGTCGAGCATAGTCGGTCCAAAGGTTCCTGGCACAACGAACCGCGGGAGGAAGAAGACtatatccttagacacaccgaGTGTGAGTGTGCATCCACCGCCGGTACCTGCTCTGAGTGCTCATCAGACAAACACCACGACATCCTCGTTAATGATGGAACCGAGAAAATATAATCGCACGGGG ACCGAGTCGAACGATTATAGGGAGTCGGTGGATCGCGTGGAGGTGATCAAACTGCCGGCGCACTCGACAAACGGCTCTGCCTTACCAGCGCCATCGTCGTATACAACAACCACTAACGCGAGCAATTCGAATGATTCGGACGCGCCGCTGAACCTCTCGCTGAAACCCTCGACGACGAGCAGTAGCTCGCCGATTTCAGGCAGTCAGCCGCTCAGTCAGCTCAGTAATTTAAGTCAGTCGTTACTCGCCTCCGATCGAACTT CGAGAAGAAAGCCAGGACCGAAGCCTCGAAGGGTGCCACAGAATTCCGTACCGGTGCCAGCATCGCCGAGTCCATCCTTGGCGCAGCTGTTCGCTGCAGCGGATTCACCTCAACGACCGAGCAGCGGAAGCGAGGAGAGCGAGAGCGCTAGCACAACCCACCACAAAGATGGTCGGCCGAGAAACTTGGGCCGTGGAGTATCTAAACCGAAGAAGAACACGGTGGCCTCGCTGCTAGCTCAGAGTAGAGCTTTGGGAATCAAACCGACGCCCACTTTGGATCCTAGTGTGCCATTGTCTCATCAGGTCTCGTTACTTAGGTCGAATATTCTGGCTGCTCAATTGCATGCCACTGCCACTGGCCAGGCTGATGACAAGAATCAG CGGTCTTTACAGGAGAAGATGAAGAACAAGGTGCTCGAGGTATCCGGTGAGGAGAGTAACATGGACGTGACGAGCGAGAGCGGCAGCAACACCGACGTTGTGACGGACACCGACGACGACAACGCGGATGGCGTGTCTAGCgcgaagagaagaaaagtgAAGCCTAGCGAGAGGGATCTCCAGGTGCCGCTTGAGCGTGGCTGGAAGCGAGAGACCGTCATCAAGGGATTAGGAAAGTCAGGGGTGATAAAGGGTGACGTGTCTTATTATAGTCCTTGTGGAAAGACGTTCAGGAGTAGTCCGGATTTGGCGAAG TTTTTGGAGCAACAGAATCCACCCGACTTAACGACGGCAAACTTTTCGTTCTCGTCTCGTCCGCTTGTGGGTGAATTCCTACAGCCAACGATGGGTCTCGCGGAGGCGGAATTCGTTAGGTTGGGCGCTCAGGAAGTTGCGAGAAGATTGGAGGAGTTGAGAGCCGCAGGTGGTTTCAGGGACGTGCGAACAAACAATCAGTACGAGAGGGAGAAACTGGCATATGCAAAAAAGCTAGCGAAAGAGGAGGCGCAACGACACAAGGAGCAAGCTAG GCTCATCAAGGAGCAAGAGAAAACGGAAAGGCAGGAGGCAGTGAGGCGAGAGCGGGAAATTCGAAATCAACAGCTGCTCGAG GGTCGAAAGCGGCTAGCGTTCACGATCAAGCAGAAAATGAAGATCATCCAAGAGATCGAACGCGGTAAGAGCAAGAGCGACGTGGCGCGCGAGCTGGGTCTGGCTAGCAGCACGGTGGCCACCATTTGGAAGAATCGGGAAAGCATCGCGGAGAGCTGGAGGAACCGCGACATGATGCAGCACTCTGATGTCGAGGACACGGTCGCAAAAAAGTCCGGCCTGTCCTCATCATCGTCGAATTTGGCGTCCGTCACGTCGTTGGTGACGAACAATACGGTGTTAAACACCGTCAACACCACCAACAGTAGCACCACCGGCACCACGTTGCCCACCGCCATCGTGGTGGCACCGCCACAGGTGCAGGTGGTGCCGCCGCCACCACCACCGCCTCTCCCATTGCCGACCACCTCCGCCACGGTCGTCCCGTCGACGTCGCAACCGACGCAGCTCTCCACACCGCCAATCTCCAGCACCATGTCCACAggcaccaccaccaccaccaacGCCAGCATGGACAATACTCAGCAGGCCCAGACCCAGACGCAAAGTCAGGAGCTTCTGGAG GACCCAGACGAAGGACCTCTCGAG GCTCGGAAAAAACGGCAGGAAGAGGTGGAGAAGATACGACTGGAAGAGCAACAACGGAAGCAACAG GAACGAGAACTGAAGCGGCAGCAGGCGGTTATGCTGAAAGAACAG ATGTACATGCAGGAGCTCACCAAGCAGCGCGAGATGCTCTACACCGTCGAGCTG GAGAGAGAACGAAGGAGACAGCACATGGCGTTGGTTCGAGCGTTGGAAAATCGACGAAAAATggaggaaagagagaagaaacggTTGGAGGCGAGAGCCGAGAGAATAGCGACGAAGGAGAAACGAGCTGAACAGAGGAAAGTTGAGATGGAACTGATCGAACAGATCAGAAAGCCTGTCGAGGACATGGAGCTAACGG ATCACAGACCACTGCCAGAATTGAAACGACTACCTGGTCTCAAGCTGTCCGGTCAGGCATTCGCAGACATTGTGATGGTGTTCGAATTTCTGCATAATTTCGGCGAGACTTTAGGCTTTG ATATGGAATCGCTCCCAAGCCTAAAAAGCCTCCAACTCGCGCTGCTAAACGATGAGGAAGCTGAGGAAGAACTTCTTTCCGTGATGACACATCTGTTAGTATGCGCGATCGAAGATCCAGGAATCCCTCAACCGGCAAGGCATACAACCGGTCTTGGTCAAAGTTTACGTCAAGCTGATATAACGCACGCTAACATCAGCGAAGTCTTACGAATCTACTTATACGCGAACGCGACAGGAGAAGTGAAGGCTTTGACAGGAGTATGTTTGGAACGAGAGCGTGACAAGAAATTCGCAGATCATCATCAGAATGGCGGTGACTATGCCTCGACCTGTTCAGGAAAGAACGCTCAATTCTACGAACACTTGCACAACAACGAAACATGGAAGATGTCCGAGAGGCTGAGGGACAAACCGTTCCTGGCCTTGAATCCCACGCATAAGGCGCAGATGCTCGCGTTTCTCTGCAACGAGCTATTGCAGAACAAGGCTGTGATCCGACAGATCGAAGGTAGCTTGGAGACGGTAGCTCAATTGAGGAAAGAGAGATTTGTGTTGGATACAAAAATTAGGAA ATTGAGGCAGTTGCATAGTCGAAAGGTTCGAATGGAAGCAGTTGGCGTAATCGTTAACAAAACTGGGGATACTATTACGATCGAGAAGAAAGAGGTTGACGAAGAAGGTAACACGACGTCGACAGCAGTGGGGACGACACCCACTCCTGATGAAATTCATCACGAAGACGAGGTTGAAGACATGTCCGAGAATGAGAGCGAAGGAACTCAGCCAGAGGAG GAGGAGGACAAAAATCTGTCCGGCGAAGAACTGGGTAAAAAATTGGATAAACTGTTGAAACAGTCAGAGGAACAGTTGCAGAAATTGAACAGCTTCTCGAAACAGCTACGAGCACATATATTTGGGCAAGACAGATACTGGAGAAGATACTGGGAGCTGGCATGCGCTGGTGGCATCTTCGTCGAAGCCATGGAAAGCGCTGAACCAGAAATCCTAGAATTGCAGGCTGAACTAGACGAAAAGTACAAAAACGTGTCGATGGAGGAAAAATCAGAAACGAAGCAGGAGGACACCAAAGTCGAGAATCGCGAGAACGAAGCTCCTAACGACgtgaagaaggagaagaaattCAATTCGAGCGAGCAAGAGGCCGACGTCAAGCCTTTGGCGGACAAAACGAAATCTGAAAGTGAAGATGTTAATTGCAAGAAAGAACCTATGCAAAACTGCGAGAATTTGGCGAACAtgaaggaagagaaaaagaatgaTTTGGATAATTCGATGACCGATGCGAAGACCAACGTCACGTCTGAAGAGATTAAACAAGAAACAGAGATAGTTAGTATGGATGTCGATATCAAAGAAGAGACGAAGAAGGAGAACGACGAAGCAGATGAAGACATGAAACCAGCGGTGAAGATAATGGAAGATAAAATCGTCGAAACAATTCCAAACGGTGATAAGTTCAACCATGTTAACAATCTTCATAATGGAAAAGAATTAAACGGCACATTTATATCTA ATAATAGCAACGAATCCAATTGGTTCTCGATTTTACCTCGCGAGACTTGCGATACTCCAGGACCAAGTACCAAGCAAATATTTGGAATAGCCGAACCAACCGAACTGAGAATACCAGTGTTCCCTCCGCCGGCTAGTCCAAATTATGACAGGTGCGACAGTCCAGCTCCTTTGATTTTGACTCAAGACGAAGCAGCGCAACTTGAGTATTTGAAAGTGCATGGTTTACCACCCCCTGGAGAAGCCAAACCAGTACCAAAAG ATTTGAGATATGGTTGGTGGAGAATAACGGACGTAGACACGTTTCAAGAACTATTGGAGCACCTTCATTCTCGCGGTGTTCGCGAGAAGGAACTAAAACGTACAACGTGGGCGACCATGGAATCTTTCCTAGCTGTTACGGGCAAGATCAACGTGGACCCTGGTAACCTGACTGCTACCGAACTTCAAGCGACACCAGACGAACCCGACACACCGATTCCAAAACCAGACAACCCGGCTGACTGGAGTGAACAAGTCGCATTACGGGTAGATGCGCAGCTCTTGGAACAAGTCGAGGCTCTAGAAGATAAAGTCGCAAATGCCAGCATGCAGATCAAAGGCTGGAAGTTACCTCCACGAGCAGGAACCGAAGAGGcagaagaaattgaaaaactgAACGAAATGGAGAAAATTAGCGCGGTTGAACAAGCTCGACAAAGGTTACTATCCCTGGAAGCAGCTATTGAAAGGAGATACTTAAAACCACCGTTAGGCGTTTG TACTGGAGATCCAAATCTAGCGGCCTTAAAGGCAGAACAAGCGGCCGCTGCTAACGCAAATTCGAATAATTCGGATCAGAGCAATCAGACCCCGATACCTCAAGAAGAAACGACTCCAAGAGGGCTGAACAACTGGCGAGAAGCAACGGCTCGAGCACACACGTCCGCTCAGCTCGCCATGGCGCTTTATATGTTGGAGGCCAGCATCGCTTGGGACAAGAGCATCATGAAGGCTGTGAGTCTAACACCAGCTAGAAACTCGGTCTGCGTCAAGCTACGAAACCGCTGCGTCTCACTCAAAGCTACCACTCAATACAATCAGCTATTGACTACTTCTCAGGCCTCT AATTGTCAGTTCTGTCATAGCGGAGATAACGAAGATAAACTATTACTGTGTGATGGTTGTGACCGCGGCTATCATACTTATTGTTTCCGTCCAAAAATGGAAAACATTCCTGATGGTGACTG GTATTGTCACGAATGCATGAACAAAGCTACAGGGGAACGAAACTGTTTGGTATGTGGAAAGAGGGTTGGTAAAAATTTAGTGCTATGTGAACTCTGTCCACGGGCTTATCACACTGACTGCCACAATCCTGTTATGCCAAAa ATGCCAAGGGGTAAATGGTATTGTTCTAATTGCCACAGTAAACAACCAAAGAAGAGAAATAGTAGTCGAAGGAGTCATACCAAAGGGGCAGGCACCAGAGAAAGTGAAAGTTCTGATCATCCACCAGCTAG